A stretch of Girardinichthys multiradiatus isolate DD_20200921_A chromosome 20, DD_fGirMul_XY1, whole genome shotgun sequence DNA encodes these proteins:
- the avpr2b.1 gene encoding vasopressin V2 receptor: MALSSVNTSNTSLETVLPGDEPRDERLARLEISLLSIIFIAAGFLNFGLLLVLWKRRKQLSRMRVFVFHLCVADLVVTFFQVCPQLMWDITDRFVGPDILCRLVKYLQVVGMFASTYMIVVMTIDRYQAICNPMVTFQRRRARWNGPVCAAWCVSFIGSLPQVFIFSRVEVAPGVYDCWGQFVMPWGLRAYVTWTTMVIFVLPILIVIVCQVRICRAVHTSIHMKTHHAGEAVTKPLSSRASCVAGLSKARVKTVKMTVVIVMAYILCWAPFFTVQLWSVWDVEAPTQSATFTVLMLLSSLNSCANPCIYLVFSGKLPERLVALMCVDEPDLKESMQEEATMVSSLYISLKGLSDCR; encoded by the exons ATGGCTTTGTCCAGTGTGAACACCAGTAACACCAGTTTGGAGACTGTCCTGCCAGGGGATGAGCCCCGTGATGAGCGCCTAGCTCGCCTGGAAATATCTCTGCTGTCCATCATCTTCATCGCCGCAGGGTTCCTCAACTTTGGGCTCCTTTTGGTGTTGTGGAAGCGCAGGAAGCAGCTCTCCAGGATGCGCGTCTTCGTCTTCCACCTGTGCGTCGCAGATCTGGTGGTCACATTCTTTCAAGTGTGTCCCCAGCTCATGTGGGACATCACGGACAGATTCGTTGGTCCGGACATACTGTGTCGCCTGGTGAAGTACCTGCAGGTGGTCGGTATGTTCGCCTCCACTTACATGATCGTGGTGATGACCATCGACAGATATCAAGCCATCTGCAACCCCATGGTGACTTTTCAGAGAAGGAGAGCGCGCTGGAACGGTCCGGTGTGCGCCGCCTGGTGCGTCTCCTTCATCGGCAGCCTCCCGCAGGTCTTCATCTTCTCCCGGGTCGAGGTCGCTCCTGGCGTGTACGATTGTTGGGGTCAGTTCGTCATGCCGTGGGGTCTGAGAGCCTACGTGACCTGGACGACTATGGTGATTTTCGTCTTGCCGATTCTCATCGTGATCGTGTGCCAGGTGCGTATCTGCCGCGCCGTGCACACCAGCATCCACATGAAGACGCACCACGCCGGGGAGGCGGTGACTAAGCCGCTGTCTTCCCGGGCCAGCTGCGTGGCAGGACTGTCGAAGGCGAGGGTGAAGACGGTGAAGATGACTGTGGTCATCGTGATGGCctacatcctctgctgggcgcCATTCTTCACCGTGCAGCTGTGGTCTGTCTGGGACGTAGAAGCGCCCACCCAGT CGGCCACCTTCACAGTCCTGATGCTGCTTTCCAGCCTGAACAGCTGCGCGAACCCCTGCATTTACTTGGTTTTCAGCGGGAAGCTCCCTGAGAGGCTTGTCGCCCTCATGTGTGTGGATGAACCTGATCTGAAGGAGTCCATGCAGGAGGAGGCCACCATGGTCAGCTCCCTGTACATCAGCCTCAAAGGCCTGTCAGACTGCAGATAG